GCTTTTGGTGGCGTCTTGAATTTTTGTCCGGTTCAATTGCCGCTTTATATCGATGCTCCACACGCTCGCGCATTCTCACCCTCAAGAGGGTGCAAAAACTTTAAGTCCCTGATGCATCGAGATTTTGGGGCACCGATATGCTTTGTCTTCCCGTGCGATTTGTCTTTTTCGGCAAAGCGGGCGACCGTATTTTTATGGCCAAGCACCATCCATTGAAATTGTCGCGAGTCATTTGGAATGCGGCGGTGACTTGTGCTACAGATTTTATCCCGCCGCCATTCATGCGGCTCCTAAGAGATTTGAAACAGCTTGTTTGCCGAAATCGTCATTGTTGTCCTGCTCACCATCTTGAACGGCGTATTGGCAATGTCCGAACTGGCGGTCGTCTCCGCCCGTCCGGCGCGTCTGCGAGTTCTGGCCGAAGCCGGTCATCGCGGTTCTGCCGTTGCCATCCGGTTGGCTGAAAATCCCGGTCGTTTTCTGTCAACCGTGCAGATCGGTATTACCCTTGTCGGCGTTTTGTCCGGCGCATTTTCGGGAGCCACTCTCGGTGCTCGATTGACGCAGTGGCTTTTGCTGCAAGGCATGTCAGAGGCTCTGGCCAATACGCTCGGCGTCGGCTGCGTCGTGGTTGGCATCACCTATCTGTCGCTGATCGTCGGTGAGCTCGTGCCCAAGCAGATTGCGCTGCGAAACCCTGAAATGGTCGCCTCGCGCATGGCGGGTGCCATGCTGATCCTGTCCAAGGTTTCGCTGCCGCTGGTCTGGCTGCTGGACGGCTCGGGGCGGGCGGTCCTGTCGCTGCTCGGCCAGAAGGGCGCATCGTCAGGCACGGTGACGGATGAGGAAATCAAGACGGTCTTGGCCGAAGCACAAAGTGCTGGTGTCATCGAATCGGAAGAATCACAGATGATTTCCGGCGTCATGCGCCTGGCGGACCGCACTGCACGGGGTCTTATGACGCCGCGCCGTGATGTCGAACTGATCAGCGTCGATGACACGATTGAGGAAATCCGCCAGGCGCTGCGTGAAAGCCAGCATTCCCGTCTGCCGGTGCGCAATGGCAATTCCGATGAAATCGTCGGGGTCATGCTGGTGAAAAATTTCTACGATGCCTTGGCCAATGGCGGCACGGTCGACATCCGCTCGATTATCAGCGATGTGCCGATCGTATCGGATCTGGCGGGTGCCATCGATATCATCCAGTCGATCCGCAAGACGGTTCTGCACATGGTGCTGGTCTATGACGAATACGGCCATTTCGAAGGCATTATCACGTCAGGCGATATTCTGGAGGCGATTACCGGTGCCTACCAGGAAGAGGGCGAGGAAGAGCCGGCTCTGCTGATGCGTGAGGACGGTTCCTATCTGGTCGCCGGCTGGACGCCGATTGACGAATTCATCGAGCATATCCGTGTGCCTGTGGATGACGACCCGGATTTTACCACGGTCGCAGGCTACGTGCTGGATGAGTTGAAACGCATTCCGGCGCTAGGCGAAAGCTTCGTCAAGAATGGCTGGAAATTCGAAGTCGTCGATCTGGATGGCCGGCGCATAGACAAGCTGCTGGTGTCGCCAGTTCTGGC
The Allorhizobium ampelinum S4 genome window above contains:
- a CDS encoding hemolysin family protein, which gives rise to MFAEIVIVVLLTILNGVLAMSELAVVSARPARLRVLAEAGHRGSAVAIRLAENPGRFLSTVQIGITLVGVLSGAFSGATLGARLTQWLLLQGMSEALANTLGVGCVVVGITYLSLIVGELVPKQIALRNPEMVASRMAGAMLILSKVSLPLVWLLDGSGRAVLSLLGQKGASSGTVTDEEIKTVLAEAQSAGVIESEESQMISGVMRLADRTARGLMTPRRDVELISVDDTIEEIRQALRESQHSRLPVRNGNSDEIVGVMLVKNFYDALANGGTVDIRSIISDVPIVSDLAGAIDIIQSIRKTVLHMVLVYDEYGHFEGIITSGDILEAITGAYQEEGEEEPALLMREDGSYLVAGWTPIDEFIEHIRVPVDDDPDFTTVAGYVLDELKRIPALGESFVKNGWKFEVVDLDGRRIDKLLVSPVLADDPD